The following is a genomic window from Pseudomonas parafulva.
GCACTGGAGCACCACGCCAATCTGCTGCCCTGGCAGCAACTGGCGCAGCGTCGCAACCTGCGTTTGGTGGTCCTGCCGCTGGACGCCCAAGGCCAGATCGACCTGAACCAGGCACTGCAACTGATCGGCCCGCGCACCCGCCTGCTCGCGGTCAGCCAGTTGTCCAACGTACTCGGTACCTGGCAACCGCTGCCGGCTCTGCTGGCCCATGCCCGCGCCCAAGGTGCGTTGAGCGTGGTCGACGGCGCTCAAGGGGTGGTCCACGGCCGTCACGACGTCCAGCAACTGGGCTGCGATTTCTACGTATTCTCCAGCCACAAGCTCTATGGCCCCGATGGCGTCGGCGTGCTCTACGGCCGCACCGAGGCCTTGCGCCAACTACGCCATTGGCAATTCGGCGGTGAGATGGTGCAGGTGGCCGACTACGACCAGGCCAGTTTCCGCCCGGCGCCACTGGGCTTCGAAGCCGGCACCCCGCCGATCGCCGGGGTGATCGGGCTGGGCGCGTCCCTCGATTACCTTTGCGCTCTCGACCCCGCCGCAGTGGCCGCCCATGAAGGCCTGCTGCACCGGCACCTGCTGCGCGGCCTGACCGAACGCGACGGTGTCCGCCTGCTGGCCAGCCCGCAGGTCGCCCTGGCGAGTTTCGTCGTGGAGGGCGTGCATAACGCCGATATCGCCCACCTGCTCACCGAACAAGGTATCGCCGTGCGTGCCGGGCATCACTGCGCCATGCCGCTGTTGAAAAGCATGGGACTGGAAGGCGCGATTCGGGTG
Proteins encoded in this region:
- a CDS encoding cysteine desulfurase, with translation MFQPSPWRADFPAIAALQRQHQTYLDSAATTQKPQALLDAMSHYYTQGAANVHRAQHLPGALATQAFESSRAKVAAWLNTGDAGQIIFTHGATSALNLLAYGLEHGLQPGDEIAVSALEHHANLLPWQQLAQRRNLRLVVLPLDAQGQIDLNQALQLIGPRTRLLAVSQLSNVLGTWQPLPALLAHARAQGALSVVDGAQGVVHGRHDVQQLGCDFYVFSSHKLYGPDGVGVLYGRTEALRQLRHWQFGGEMVQVADYDQASFRPAPLGFEAGTPPIAGVIGLGASLDYLCALDPAAVAAHEGLLHRHLLRGLTERDGVRLLASPQVALASFVVEGVHNADIAHLLTEQGIAVRAGHHCAMPLLKSMGLEGAIRVSLALYNDSDDLQRFFDALDQGLELLR